A window from Pokkaliibacter sp. MBI-7 encodes these proteins:
- a CDS encoding M48 family metallopeptidase translates to MTQDEFERRVTALEKQAQANPSSYKLRVFLLALAGNAYLLAILAFLLVMTLAVALSVAKLHLIGVKLLIIVVPLLWLTLKAMYIKVPRPQGMEISAADAPELFAMIDSIRIALRAPRFDHVLVTDDLNAAVAQSPRLGIFGWYRNYLILGLPLMHALTPEQFKAVLAHEYGHLSGGHGRLGNWLYRLRLRWSQLLNQLEDVEGWVTYLFKPFLSWFIPRFNAYSFPLARANEYEADAVAARLTSPATMAQALTGVQVANSYMRERFWPDIHRQAEHTAYPAAQPFSEFGLSIRQQLTSDYEGWIADNLRQQTTFDDTHPSLQDRLQAFQATAQWSPPASGNSALELLGAMKQPLLDHFDQQWSTDVAAHWKERFETVQEARQQLATLNQRMSDGEVLSPQELYDRAQLTAHYESDMASAIAQLRTLNEQLPDDQQVAFALAQWLLRTTEEQGVQLMHEVIDKDPEYMIGGYRQLAQYFWQLGQHEVAADLYDKVRQREHDEYFAHKERNQLHVSSTFLPHELGEASIADLQQRLREIEGLTDAFLVRKKVYFFPERPCFVLGYKVATKFGLYDKKLALSVLQHLQVMDFPGEAILIHVEGDNKAFAKQLKKVAGSRLI, encoded by the coding sequence ATGACTCAAGATGAATTTGAGCGACGTGTTACCGCGCTGGAAAAGCAGGCTCAAGCCAACCCATCAAGCTACAAACTACGTGTATTTTTGCTGGCACTGGCAGGCAATGCCTACTTGCTGGCCATTTTAGCGTTCCTGCTGGTAATGACTCTGGCTGTGGCCCTGTCAGTTGCCAAACTGCACCTGATCGGAGTGAAGCTGCTGATTATTGTCGTGCCACTGTTATGGCTGACGCTGAAGGCCATGTATATCAAGGTACCTCGCCCTCAGGGAATGGAAATCAGTGCGGCAGATGCACCAGAGCTGTTCGCAATGATTGACAGCATTCGCATCGCGCTGCGAGCACCTCGCTTTGACCACGTGCTGGTCACTGATGACCTGAATGCAGCCGTTGCGCAATCTCCCCGTCTGGGCATTTTTGGCTGGTATCGCAATTACCTGATTCTTGGGCTGCCACTGATGCATGCCCTCACGCCGGAACAATTCAAGGCGGTTCTGGCCCACGAATATGGCCATTTATCAGGTGGCCACGGCCGTCTGGGCAATTGGCTTTATCGGTTACGGTTGCGTTGGAGTCAGCTGCTAAACCAGCTGGAAGATGTGGAAGGCTGGGTAACCTACTTGTTCAAGCCTTTCCTGTCCTGGTTTATCCCCCGCTTCAACGCCTACTCCTTTCCGCTGGCTCGGGCCAATGAGTACGAAGCTGATGCGGTTGCCGCCCGACTAACCTCACCTGCCACCATGGCTCAGGCGCTGACAGGTGTACAAGTCGCCAATAGTTATATGCGTGAACGATTCTGGCCAGACATCCACCGACAGGCTGAGCATACGGCCTATCCTGCCGCACAGCCTTTCAGCGAGTTTGGCTTGAGCATCAGACAGCAGCTGACATCAGACTATGAAGGTTGGATTGCGGACAATTTGCGCCAGCAAACCACGTTCGACGATACCCATCCCAGTCTGCAGGACCGACTTCAGGCATTTCAGGCGACAGCCCAGTGGAGCCCGCCAGCATCCGGAAACAGTGCCCTCGAGCTGCTTGGGGCAATGAAACAGCCGTTACTGGATCACTTTGACCAGCAATGGAGCACCGATGTAGCAGCGCATTGGAAAGAACGCTTTGAGACAGTCCAGGAGGCCAGGCAACAGCTGGCCACACTGAATCAGCGTATGAGTGATGGCGAGGTGCTGAGCCCTCAGGAACTTTATGATCGCGCCCAGCTGACTGCTCATTATGAGAGCGATATGGCAAGTGCGATTGCACAACTGCGTACCCTGAATGAGCAGTTGCCTGATGACCAGCAAGTCGCTTTCGCCCTTGCTCAATGGCTGTTGCGCACTACCGAGGAACAGGGTGTTCAACTGATGCATGAGGTCATCGACAAGGATCCGGAGTACATGATCGGTGGCTACCGACAATTGGCGCAGTACTTCTGGCAACTGGGCCAGCATGAGGTTGCTGCCGATCTGTATGACAAGGTCAGACAGCGTGAGCATGATGAGTATTTCGCCCACAAGGAGCGAAATCAGCTGCATGTCAGCAGCACCTTCCTGCCCCATGAACTGGGGGAGGCCAGCATTGCCGACCTTCAGCAACGACTGCGTGAAATTGAAGGTCTGACCGACGCCTTTCTGGTCCGTAAAAAGGTGTACTTCTTCCCTGAGCGCCCTTGCTTCGTACTGGGATACAAGGTTGCTACCAAGTTTGGCCTCTACGATAAGAAGCTGGCACTGTCGGTACTACAGCATCTGCAAGTCATGGACTTTCCCGGCGAGGCCATCCTGATCCACGTCGAAGGTGACAACAAAGCCTTTGCCAAACAACTCAAAAAAGTCGCGGGCAGTCGTCTCATCTGA
- a CDS encoding esterase-like activity of phytase family protein codes for MRLELRSAKRIPVVSGLASGFSLCLILMVTPSAQAASITSITPLGQAHVPYLTQFQGTTIGGLSGLSWSAEQQHFVAISDDRSERQPARFYTFTVQLFNGRLTDDSVQWQRFTTLLDRDGRPYAENALDPEGIALTGSDRVYVSSEGDGIRQIAPFINGYDLQGRWQQSLPMPTMFWPASVFDRLNQGIRNNDAFESLTVTPDRTTLYSATETALKQDGEESTQAHGSPARILQYALADGRLLHQFRYDIDPVIPPTGASASGGSIGLADMLALDNQGTLLALERTYVKGAGNRIRLYEVSLAGATDINTLKSIRGNQQIVPASKRLVADLADDLNVPLDNFEGLALGPRLDDGQYLLLLISDDNFSDKQRTLIAGFAVTILP; via the coding sequence ATGAGACTTGAATTGCGCAGCGCTAAACGGATACCTGTTGTCTCAGGATTGGCCAGTGGCTTTTCACTCTGCCTGATATTGATGGTCACCCCCTCTGCACAGGCGGCCAGTATTACCTCCATCACGCCGTTGGGGCAGGCCCATGTGCCTTATCTGACACAATTTCAGGGCACCACCATCGGAGGGCTGTCCGGCCTGAGCTGGTCTGCCGAGCAGCAGCATTTTGTTGCTATCAGTGATGACCGCAGTGAGCGCCAGCCAGCGCGCTTCTATACCTTCACGGTGCAGCTGTTCAATGGCAGGCTGACGGATGACAGTGTGCAGTGGCAGCGCTTTACCACCTTGCTTGATCGTGACGGTAGGCCTTACGCAGAAAATGCGCTGGACCCGGAAGGCATTGCGCTGACCGGTAGTGATCGCGTTTATGTGTCCTCAGAGGGGGATGGCATCCGCCAGATTGCTCCCTTTATTAACGGTTACGACCTGCAGGGGCGCTGGCAACAGTCACTGCCCATGCCCACGATGTTCTGGCCGGCATCGGTGTTTGACCGTCTTAATCAGGGAATTCGTAACAATGACGCCTTTGAAAGCCTGACGGTCACACCTGACCGCACCACACTCTACTCGGCGACAGAAACAGCGCTAAAACAGGACGGGGAGGAGTCTACCCAGGCCCATGGCAGCCCGGCGCGTATTCTGCAATATGCGCTGGCCGATGGCCGTTTGCTACATCAGTTCCGTTACGACATCGATCCGGTGATTCCGCCCACGGGAGCTTCCGCATCCGGTGGCTCCATCGGTCTTGCCGACATGCTGGCACTGGACAATCAGGGTACTTTGCTGGCATTGGAACGCACTTACGTCAAAGGCGCGGGCAACCGGATTCGTCTGTACGAGGTGTCTCTGGCGGGGGCGACCGACATCAATACGCTGAAAAGCATCAGGGGCAACCAGCAAATTGTACCCGCCAGTAAGAGGCTGGTGGCTGATCTGGCAGACGATCTCAACGTGCCGCTGGACAACTTTGAAGGGCTGGCACTGGGCCCGAGGCTGGATGATGGTCAGTACCTGTTGCTGCTGATCTCGGATGATAACTTCTCCGATAAGCAGCGGACTCTGATCGCAGGGTTTGCCGTGACAATTTTGCCGTGA
- the maiA gene encoding maleylacetoacetate isomerase yields the protein MQTVAADLELFSYFRSSTAYRLRIALNLKGIDYRITPINLLKGEQRSEAYLQVNPQGLVPALRLGDGRILTQSMAILEWLEVCYPQKPLYPDDSWQQAQARSLCMEISCDIHPLNNLRILKYLVGPLGRSDEEKTAWYHHWLHQGFRVLEAQLSDTTYAGGEQPNMVDVCLIPQLYNAYRFGLDMASYPRMQHIYHHCNQLDAFIQAAPEQQPDAV from the coding sequence ATGCAGACCGTGGCTGCTGACCTGGAGCTATTCAGCTATTTCCGCTCATCGACGGCATATCGCCTGCGCATCGCGCTGAATCTGAAAGGCATTGATTACCGCATCACCCCGATCAACCTGCTCAAGGGCGAGCAGCGCAGCGAGGCCTATCTGCAGGTCAATCCACAGGGGCTGGTACCGGCACTGCGGCTGGGGGATGGTCGCATCCTGACCCAGTCCATGGCGATTCTGGAATGGCTGGAGGTGTGCTATCCGCAGAAACCGTTATATCCCGACGATAGCTGGCAGCAGGCACAGGCACGCAGCCTGTGTATGGAGATCAGCTGTGATATCCATCCGCTGAACAACCTGCGCATTCTCAAGTATCTGGTTGGGCCGTTGGGGCGCAGCGATGAAGAAAAAACGGCCTGGTATCACCACTGGCTGCATCAGGGATTCAGGGTGCTGGAAGCCCAGTTATCTGACACGACCTATGCCGGCGGTGAACAGCCCAATATGGTAGACGTCTGCCTTATCCCGCAGCTGTACAACGCTTACCGGTTCGGACTGGACATGGCGTCCTACCCGCGTATGCAGCACATCTATCACCACTGCAATCAGCTGGATGCTTTTATTCAGGCGGCACCGGAGCAGCAGCCTGACGCCGTTTAG
- a CDS encoding Rho-binding antiterminator: MSDSSAHYQPISCDLHDYLEIACMRGYVLLVELTDGSRFEARAITTIVNADKEEFLRLRGATGDQDIRLDRLAAITPQAANAGFGRVRLAGSVCQF; the protein is encoded by the coding sequence ATGTCTGACTCATCAGCACACTACCAGCCTATCTCCTGTGATCTGCACGACTATCTGGAAATCGCCTGCATGCGCGGCTACGTGCTGCTGGTCGAGCTGACCGATGGCAGCCGTTTTGAGGCAAGGGCCATTACCACCATCGTCAATGCCGACAAGGAAGAGTTCTTGCGCCTGCGCGGCGCTACGGGAGATCAGGATATTCGGCTGGATCGGCTTGCCGCCATCACACCACAGGCTGCCAATGCCGGATTTGGGCGCGTGCGACTGGCAGGCAGTGTCTGCCAGTTTTAG
- a CDS encoding TSUP family transporter, with protein sequence MELEITTLIVLALVALVAGFIDSMAGGGGLITIPALLAAGVPPTMALATNKLQSSFGSFAATLYFLKRGMIDLASMKWAVICTFVGSALGTLLVQQIDSSQLSRILPYLLVGFACYFLFSPRISDSDSHRRLSHNAFALLVGTGVGFYDGFFGPGTGSFFAMAFVALAGLGMAKATAHTKLLNFTSNMASLLFFIIGGKVLWTVGLTMAVGQILGARLGSRMVVAKGVKLIRPLLVTVSLVMCARLLWQGHPEWFAWIGAGLKAVLPV encoded by the coding sequence ATGGAACTGGAAATTACCACCCTGATCGTACTCGCGCTGGTTGCTCTGGTAGCTGGCTTTATTGACTCTATGGCTGGTGGCGGCGGGCTGATCACCATTCCGGCATTGCTGGCGGCAGGGGTGCCACCGACCATGGCGCTGGCGACCAACAAACTGCAAAGCAGTTTTGGCTCGTTTGCGGCCACGCTGTACTTCCTCAAACGCGGCATGATTGATCTGGCCTCGATGAAGTGGGCCGTCATCTGTACCTTCGTCGGTAGCGCACTGGGCACATTGCTGGTGCAGCAGATTGATTCCAGCCAGTTGAGCCGGATTCTGCCCTATCTGCTGGTGGGCTTTGCCTGCTATTTCCTGTTTTCCCCTCGTATCAGTGACAGCGACAGCCATCGCCGCCTGAGCCACAACGCCTTTGCACTGCTGGTGGGAACCGGGGTGGGTTTCTACGATGGTTTCTTTGGCCCCGGAACCGGCTCCTTCTTCGCCATGGCCTTTGTGGCACTGGCCGGGCTGGGGATGGCAAAGGCGACGGCCCATACCAAGCTGCTTAACTTCACCTCCAACATGGCCTCACTGCTGTTCTTCATTATCGGTGGCAAGGTGCTGTGGACGGTGGGCCTGACCATGGCGGTCGGGCAGATTCTCGGCGCGCGTCTGGGGTCGCGGATGGTAGTGGCCAAAGGGGTGAAGCTGATTCGCCCGTTGCTGGTGACGGTGTCGCTGGTGATGTGTGCCCGCCTGCTATGGCAGGGACATCCTGAGTGGTTTGCCTGGATTGGTGCCGGTCTGAAAGCAGTACTGCCGGTGTAG
- a CDS encoding LysR family transcriptional regulator, whose product MPMLLEGLETLEVLAREGTMSRAATRLFITQSAVSKRIANLEHRLGKKLIEPDGRQVRLTADARALLLTVAPTLGELKGLLFDQLSTVDTTALQIAASETILTAYIGPFLQDYMQQDAHLSFASHHTPIIVERVRSGDAVVGIGAGQIKIPPGLSHRILMQEPLILVHHQPPDYRQRLACLSIDLSIPSNRHLEPLLLEAGLDPVMQMNSFFAVAHMGRLGLMPAVIPLGVADIMQIPASQRFALPIAIERPINLLFRPSVYERPRVQRLIDCLQAHFARSQPSQLKEGI is encoded by the coding sequence ATGCCCATGCTGCTGGAAGGTCTGGAAACACTGGAAGTGCTGGCACGCGAGGGCACCATGAGCCGTGCGGCCACCAGGCTGTTTATCACGCAGTCAGCGGTCAGCAAGCGAATCGCCAACCTGGAACATCGTCTCGGCAAGAAGCTGATTGAGCCGGATGGCCGGCAGGTACGCCTGACGGCGGATGCCCGTGCCCTGCTGCTCACCGTGGCGCCAACACTGGGCGAGCTGAAAGGATTGCTGTTTGATCAGCTCAGCACCGTCGATACCACCGCGCTGCAGATTGCCGCATCGGAGACGATCCTGACGGCCTATATTGGCCCTTTCCTGCAGGATTATATGCAACAGGATGCCCACCTCAGCTTTGCCAGCCATCACACCCCCATCATCGTTGAACGGGTACGCAGTGGCGATGCCGTGGTCGGTATCGGGGCAGGGCAAATCAAGATTCCACCGGGGCTGAGCCATCGTATTCTGATGCAGGAGCCGCTGATTCTGGTGCATCACCAGCCACCGGATTACCGCCAGCGACTGGCCTGTCTGAGCATTGACCTGAGTATTCCCAGCAATCGCCATCTGGAACCGCTGTTGCTGGAAGCAGGGCTGGACCCGGTGATGCAGATGAACTCGTTCTTTGCTGTGGCCCATATGGGTCGGCTGGGCCTGATGCCTGCGGTGATTCCACTGGGAGTGGCCGACATCATGCAGATCCCGGCCAGCCAGCGATTTGCGCTGCCTATTGCGATTGAGCGCCCCATCAATCTGCTGTTTCGACCCAGTGTCTATGAGCGCCCGCGGGTACAACGTCTGATCGATTGTCTGCAGGCCCATTTTGCCCGCAGCCAACCGTCTCAGTTAAAAGAAGGGATATAA
- a CDS encoding SulP family inorganic anion transporter, protein MSLARYFPFLRWARPTPRAMFADARAGFSVGLVLVPQAVAYATLAGMPPETGLYAAMIPSIIGVLWGSSSLLAAGPVALTGLLTFGSLQNMGTPGSAEWVTAAMWLAIYSGLIQFALGAFKLGAIANFVSFPALKGFINAAALIIISSQLPALLGIEGGWSLPHVQQWVSSLLMLDLTTITTLAIGAGSFVFLLGFKKWLPQQPAVLYVCLLGILISYLTGFAGEGGAIVGVLPSGLPSLVMPQALTFDQHRMLLPAALIVALVSFTEAMSSARTLSRKRGERWDENQELIGQGLAKVASGFFGAFPISGSFSRSALNLYVGATSGWSSIFAAVCVAVSLLFFTGPLALLPKAVLAAVIIVPVLNLLDFAVFLKLGKSSPEDALTAGVTFVTTLISVPHLHWGVLSGFLLAMLISVYRRSRPRIMEVGLHAEDRVFRDRQRCDLPRLQRQVLMVRIDSALIYTTAPALESFVLDHLDAETREVVILCGGINDIDATGIEMLTELYHYLDKRQVRLRLASVKLQVWQRLERAGFTTLIGSKQCFLTDADVIRSYAPAVAQAS, encoded by the coding sequence ATGTCGTTAGCGCGTTACTTTCCCTTTTTGCGCTGGGCCCGGCCCACGCCCAGGGCGATGTTTGCCGATGCCAGAGCGGGCTTCAGTGTCGGGCTGGTGCTGGTGCCGCAGGCGGTGGCCTACGCCACGCTGGCGGGAATGCCACCGGAAACCGGGCTCTATGCGGCCATGATCCCCTCCATCATCGGTGTGCTGTGGGGCTCTTCGTCGTTACTGGCGGCGGGGCCGGTCGCCCTGACCGGGCTGCTGACCTTTGGCTCATTGCAGAATATGGGCACGCCGGGCTCGGCAGAGTGGGTGACGGCAGCCATGTGGCTGGCCATCTATTCCGGTCTGATTCAGTTTGCCCTGGGCGCCTTCAAGCTGGGGGCCATTGCCAACTTTGTCTCCTTCCCGGCGCTGAAAGGGTTTATCAACGCTGCGGCGCTGATCATCATTTCGTCCCAGTTACCGGCATTGTTGGGTATCGAAGGGGGATGGAGCCTGCCTCATGTGCAGCAATGGGTATCCAGCCTGCTGATGCTGGATCTGACGACCATAACGACGCTTGCCATCGGCGCAGGGTCATTTGTCTTTCTGCTGGGTTTCAAGAAATGGTTGCCGCAGCAGCCAGCGGTGCTCTACGTCTGTTTGCTGGGCATTCTGATCAGTTATCTGACCGGCTTTGCTGGCGAGGGGGGCGCTATTGTCGGTGTCTTGCCCAGCGGCCTGCCATCGCTGGTCATGCCGCAGGCGCTGACCTTTGATCAGCATCGCATGTTGCTGCCGGCGGCCCTGATTGTCGCGCTGGTAAGCTTTACCGAAGCCATGTCCAGTGCCCGCACCCTGTCACGCAAGCGCGGGGAGCGCTGGGATGAGAATCAGGAGCTGATCGGCCAGGGGCTGGCCAAGGTGGCCAGTGGTTTCTTTGGTGCCTTTCCTATCAGTGGTTCGTTCTCCCGTTCGGCACTGAATCTGTACGTCGGAGCGACCAGCGGCTGGTCGTCGATTTTTGCCGCTGTCTGTGTGGCGGTCAGCCTGTTGTTTTTCACCGGACCGCTGGCGTTGCTGCCCAAGGCGGTGCTGGCCGCGGTCATCATTGTGCCGGTACTGAACCTGCTGGATTTTGCTGTGTTCCTGAAACTGGGCAAGAGCAGCCCTGAAGATGCGCTGACGGCAGGCGTCACCTTTGTCACCACCCTGATCTCTGTGCCTCATTTACACTGGGGTGTGCTGTCCGGCTTTCTGCTGGCCATGCTTATCTCGGTTTACCGTCGCAGCCGTCCACGCATCATGGAAGTGGGCCTGCATGCGGAAGACCGGGTGTTCAGAGACAGGCAGCGCTGTGATCTGCCCCGGTTGCAGCGGCAGGTGCTGATGGTGCGTATCGATTCGGCGCTGATCTACACCACGGCGCCAGCGCTGGAAAGTTTTGTACTGGATCATCTTGATGCTGAAACCCGGGAGGTGGTGATCCTGTGTGGCGGGATCAACGACATTGATGCCACTGGCATCGAGATGCTGACGGAGCTGTACCATTATCTCGACAAGCGGCAGGTTCGGCTGCGGCTGGCCTCGGTAAAACTGCAGGTCTGGCAGCGACTGGAGCGGGCAGGGTTCACCACGCTGATTGGCAGCAAGCAATGCTTCCTGACCGATGCGGATGTGATCCGCAGTTATGCACCGGCAGTCGCTCAGGCGTCTTAA
- a CDS encoding undecaprenyl-diphosphate phosphatase, with amino-acid sequence MDILQALVLGLVEGITEFLPISSTGHLIIASQWLGMDQNAENKAFEVIIQLAAILAVTANYADKFTFRHVELWKKVILAFIPVGAVGFLFSKQIKALFSPEIVAIMFIVGGIVFLIVERFYKEERATVTLAELPQGLLITYKEERATVTDVENLSYKQALWIGIAQVFALIPGTSRAGSTIIGAMLVGLSRKASAEFSFLLALPVMLAASGYDLLKHYHEFAGESFMPLIVGFIVAFISAYIAMRLFIRFLAHFTFVAFGIYRILFGALLLLVM; translated from the coding sequence ATGGATATATTGCAAGCTCTGGTGCTTGGCCTCGTTGAAGGCATCACTGAATTTCTGCCTATTTCTTCGACTGGCCACCTGATTATTGCCAGCCAGTGGCTGGGCATGGATCAGAATGCCGAAAACAAAGCCTTTGAGGTCATTATCCAGCTGGCTGCCATTCTGGCCGTGACCGCCAACTACGCGGACAAGTTCACGTTCAGACACGTTGAGCTGTGGAAGAAGGTGATTCTGGCGTTTATTCCCGTAGGCGCCGTGGGTTTCCTGTTCAGCAAGCAGATCAAGGCCCTGTTCTCGCCCGAGATCGTTGCCATCATGTTTATCGTCGGTGGTATCGTCTTTCTTATCGTTGAACGCTTCTATAAGGAAGAACGTGCCACAGTAACCCTGGCCGAACTCCCTCAAGGATTGCTTATTACCTATAAAGAAGAACGCGCCACGGTGACCGATGTGGAAAACCTCAGCTACAAGCAGGCCCTGTGGATAGGTATTGCGCAGGTGTTTGCCCTGATTCCCGGCACCAGCCGTGCGGGGTCAACCATTATTGGGGCCATGCTGGTGGGCCTGAGCCGCAAGGCCAGCGCCGAGTTTTCTTTCCTGCTGGCCTTGCCGGTGATGCTGGCAGCCAGTGGTTATGATTTGCTCAAGCACTATCATGAGTTTGCCGGCGAGTCCTTTATGCCGTTGATCGTCGGTTTTATTGTGGCCTTTATCAGCGCCTATATCGCAATGAGGCTGTTTATCCGCTTTCTCGCGCACTTCACCTTCGTGGCCTTTGGTATCTACCGCATCCTGTTCGGCGCCCTCCTGCTGCTGGTGATGTAA
- a CDS encoding winged helix-turn-helix domain-containing protein, with product MKILIGENHSCFDIYTLQGLMAAGMCIVRASSGVGVMQKLQRDRFDVVVLESGDLGGMTSCDVFHGVRNAGMQVPVLFLYNEAQRPPLPAPVPGTDQLRCPISLSVLLSHLQALEDGLPPVAADQHFRLADLDVDLDHQCASRGGCPLSLTEQEFRLLALLIRHQGRSVPLAAIGLALQDTSPDSAPERLELAIRQLRQKVDEAHKVHLIHSTPERGYVLEVS from the coding sequence ATGAAAATACTGATTGGAGAGAATCACAGCTGTTTTGATATCTATACCCTGCAGGGGCTGATGGCGGCTGGTATGTGTATTGTTCGGGCCAGTTCGGGGGTGGGGGTGATGCAGAAACTGCAGCGTGATCGCTTTGATGTGGTGGTGCTGGAGTCGGGGGATCTGGGAGGGATGACCAGCTGCGACGTGTTTCACGGCGTACGCAATGCCGGCATGCAGGTGCCGGTGCTTTTCCTCTACAACGAGGCCCAGCGTCCGCCCCTGCCAGCGCCTGTACCGGGCACCGATCAACTCCGTTGCCCGATTTCCCTGAGTGTGCTGCTGAGCCACCTGCAGGCGCTCGAAGACGGTCTGCCCCCCGTGGCGGCTGATCAGCATTTTCGTCTGGCGGATCTCGATGTCGATCTTGACCACCAGTGTGCCAGCCGTGGCGGTTGCCCTCTCAGCCTGACCGAGCAGGAGTTTCGCTTATTGGCACTGCTGATACGGCATCAGGGCCGCTCGGTGCCGCTGGCGGCCATCGGGCTGGCATTACAGGACACCAGCCCCGACAGTGCGCCAGAACGGCTGGAGCTGGCGATCCGTCAGTTAAGGCAGAAAGTGGATGAAGCACATAAAGTGCACCTCATCCACAGCACGCCTGAGCGAGGGTATGTGCTCGAAGTCTCCTAG
- a CDS encoding MFS transporter, which translates to METSLLKHQAFMRFWIGQIASSFAFQMLAVGIGWQMYDLTNSALNLGLVGLAQFLPQLALTLVAGHMVDQYNRRIIVLICRLVMAITVSVLVLGNLTHSISASMIYACAAALGATRAFEMPATQALLPNLITPDLLSRAVALMASAREATVIAGPALGGLIYLIGPTALYGSSVVCFLISAVFLLNLQYEYKTPAKAPVSMESLLGGMVFIRRNPVILGSISLDMFAVLLGGATALLPIVAKDILHTGPWGLGLLRCAPALGAVMMSVYLARRPLRRNVGKIMFAAVAVFGLATIVFGLSTNLFLSLLALWLLGASDMISVVIRSTLVQLETPDEMRGRVSAANSIFIGTSNQLGEFESGVTAAWLGVVPAIVVGGIGTLAVVALWMKLFPLLTHRQTLDAGEITRLPGQPARQTPAP; encoded by the coding sequence GTGGAAACGTCCCTGCTGAAACACCAAGCTTTCATGCGCTTCTGGATTGGCCAGATCGCATCCTCCTTTGCCTTCCAGATGCTCGCCGTGGGCATCGGCTGGCAGATGTACGACCTCACCAACAGCGCCCTGAATCTGGGTCTGGTCGGTCTGGCCCAGTTTCTGCCACAACTGGCGCTGACACTGGTGGCTGGCCATATGGTTGATCAGTACAACCGCCGCATCATCGTGCTGATCTGTCGGCTGGTCATGGCCATCACAGTATCGGTGCTGGTGCTGGGCAATCTCACCCACTCCATCAGTGCCAGCATGATCTATGCCTGTGCCGCAGCACTGGGAGCGACCCGTGCCTTTGAGATGCCCGCCACGCAGGCACTGCTACCCAACCTGATCACGCCTGATCTGCTGTCTCGTGCGGTGGCTCTCATGGCTTCTGCCCGCGAAGCCACTGTGATTGCAGGCCCGGCCCTGGGTGGCCTGATCTACCTGATTGGCCCGACCGCCCTGTATGGCAGCAGTGTGGTGTGCTTCCTGATTTCAGCGGTGTTTCTGCTCAACCTGCAGTATGAGTACAAGACGCCCGCCAAAGCGCCGGTCAGCATGGAATCACTGCTGGGCGGGATGGTCTTTATTCGCCGTAATCCGGTGATCCTCGGCTCCATCTCGCTGGACATGTTTGCCGTACTGCTCGGCGGTGCCACGGCCCTGCTGCCCATCGTTGCCAAAGATATTCTGCACACTGGCCCGTGGGGGCTCGGTCTGCTGCGCTGTGCTCCCGCGCTGGGAGCAGTGATGATGTCCGTGTATCTGGCCCGCCGCCCACTACGACGCAATGTAGGCAAGATCATGTTTGCCGCAGTGGCGGTGTTCGGACTGGCCACCATTGTGTTTGGCCTGTCGACCAACCTGTTCCTGTCACTGCTGGCACTCTGGTTGCTGGGGGCGTCGGATATGATCAGCGTGGTCATCCGTTCCACGCTGGTACAGCTGGAAACCCCAGACGAAATGCGCGGCCGCGTCAGTGCAGCCAACTCCATTTTTATCGGCACCTCCAACCAGCTGGGGGAATTTGAATCCGGCGTGACGGCCGCGTGGCTGGGCGTCGTACCCGCCATCGTCGTCGGAGGGATCGGCACCCTGGCAGTGGTTGCACTGTGGATGAAGCTGTTCCCGTTACTGACCCACCGGCAAACGCTGGACGCAGGCGAAATCACCCGGCTTCCCGGTCAGCCCGCCCGGCAGACCCCTGCTCCCTAA